One window of the Methanobacterium sp. genome contains the following:
- a CDS encoding fumarate hydratase C-terminal domain-containing protein, which produces MKIIRTPIVNQTIQDLKIGDRILISGTILTGRDAALPQLVKLLKEGDSPVDVKGAVIMHTAVSPAGIAPTSSNKTEIESSIAPLSRAGVKMHIGKGALSPDTVDSLNKYKSVFVVTPPAAALLTSKMTSSNVVAFPEEGMEALHSLDVLDFPGIVAVAHGKSIY; this is translated from the coding sequence TTGAAGATCATCAGAACACCAATAGTAAACCAAACCATTCAAGACCTTAAAATAGGTGACAGAATTCTGATTTCAGGCACCATCCTCACAGGCCGTGATGCTGCTCTTCCCCAACTAGTAAAACTATTAAAGGAAGGCGACAGCCCGGTGGATGTTAAAGGGGCAGTGATCATGCACACTGCGGTAAGTCCCGCAGGAATAGCACCAACTAGTAGCAATAAAACCGAAATAGAAAGTAGTATAGCTCCCCTGTCTCGAGCAGGGGTGAAAATGCATATTGGAAAGGGAGCACTATCTCCAGACACAGTAGATTCATTGAATAAATATAAATCTGTCTTTGTGGTTACCCCACCAGCAGCAGCCCTCCTCACCAGTAAGATGACATCATCAAATGTGGTGGCATTCCCTGAAGAAGGTATGGAAGCCCTTCATAGTTTAGATGTCCTGGATTTTCCAGGAATTGTGGCAGTGGCTCATGGAAAGTCTATTTATTAA
- the upp gene encoding uracil phosphoribosyltransferase: MIKLVDHLLVQEKLTMIRREGVDGIHFRGGIIEIGRWLAYELTNTLEKEDVTVQTPLGIAKGVRIRDKNDIVVVSVLRAAIPLVEGIMRVFRNAQYGVVGASRKDEPPFPVEVGYFKLPPVDDKILVIADPMLATGNTMNAILDRVKEKGNPRRLVLLNVIASKQGIERVQTEHPDVEIYTCAVDEELNPDGYIVPGLGDAGDKAFGKPYP, from the coding sequence ATGATAAAATTAGTCGATCATTTACTGGTTCAGGAAAAACTCACCATGATTAGAAGGGAAGGAGTAGATGGCATTCACTTCCGCGGTGGAATAATCGAAATAGGGCGCTGGTTAGCCTATGAACTAACCAACACTCTTGAAAAAGAGGATGTGACCGTGCAAACCCCTTTGGGAATTGCAAAAGGAGTCAGAATAAGAGATAAGAATGATATTGTGGTGGTGAGTGTTTTAAGAGCAGCTATCCCCCTGGTTGAGGGGATTATGAGAGTTTTCAGAAATGCACAATATGGTGTGGTGGGTGCCTCCCGGAAGGATGAACCGCCCTTTCCAGTGGAGGTTGGCTATTTTAAACTTCCCCCTGTGGATGATAAAATATTAGTAATTGCTGATCCCATGCTGGCCACTGGAAATACCATGAATGCCATTTTGGACCGTGTTAAGGAGAAGGGAAATCCACGTCGGTTGGTGTTACTCAATGTGATAGCCTCCAAACAGGGCATAGAACGGGTGCAAACCGAACATCCTGATGTGGAGATATATACCTGTGCCGTGGATGAAGAACTGAACCCTGATGGTTATATCGTACCCGGACTGGGTGATGCAGGGGATAAGGCTTTTGGAAAGCCATACCCGTGA